A DNA window from Lutra lutra chromosome 8, mLutLut1.2, whole genome shotgun sequence contains the following coding sequences:
- the NACA gene encoding nascent polypeptide-associated complex subunit alpha isoform X2, whose protein sequence is MPGEATETVPATEQELPQPQAETAVLPVSSALSVTAALRQPESTLPPPCSLAPQQCPLATPNQASPFLPPSSVVSTPFEAPFPQSSSGTILPLGVAPSPTDTPVFLPNLIGPPISPAALALASPMITPAVKDPHSSSAPLALVALAPHSVQKSSAYPLSPLNSPPLIAGAESGSVTSLSTPIVSSEPKTSSIQIPMQVGPNLKGTPIPPGIVSAVPSHLGTPLASVQSGAAACPQMPPTTPPAVTSPQFKGIPVSSALTSPQNPESLSVKGPLNSPATLPLSTQSISVAPSVTPVFLTSLGSHLAPLHQGSLDSPVRPLGQTGPNVLSNPKVDAISAAHSPIGASYPSQRSVISPLPSRNEVASTSGAPASPLALSIEKEPPAVTGIASFSPSGSSDLATSSPLSPTACLILKDSPNATPCQPLVTQIPPPPGSPSLKEAPVSSLGTIPFVMTNPSTISAIPTTLEVATCMSPPVSSDPISNKDSASHTASVMAPGAPKELSTPQVTPLGIPVPPPLSFSENPKGLPTSALVKLPKQGNIQTELPSPLGAPLSPEQAGLPTKKDSTLIPLVLATPKNPSSPQSISSSLEIALPPEASLAKKSLVVVEPLPVVTSASTAPSPLGVNSPASIIKTDPSSLPLKSSLTTPSIATFPLEHVATAEVAPAVTKGTSTTASPFLDISLSHKNHPGKKGSSTLTLPVVPPVSESCPVAPAVTLSPQNVSAFPAAIALAPEVPKSEPFPSLHPQGAKKVHGISHTSALAPVASSPEGHPTKDSGVCASVNASSKGTYLADSPSPLGTSVSPQTKRRPTKKGSAPSTTLTLSPLSKSVPAIPDTPAGNHSSPISPVEASFLPEANLSFQVPKGSLAKKHSPTLSPKETPDTPPPKEAFTPPAIVPSSPKGAPATSSSKKSQAAPAPKRAPATPSPKGTPTASAVAPSSPKGDPAVTPSSPRGAPNPQAVAPPSPKESQATPAPRRAPATPSPKGPPTAPPMAPPSPKGGQATPFPKETSTPPAVTPPSPKGSQATPAPKRTPMTPSPKGGTATPSPEEASTPPAMTPSSPKKSPPTQPPRKAPTSQAVPPPSPKESQATPPKRAPATPSPKGTPTAPAVAPPTPKGGPATPSPKETSAPPAVTPPSPKGGPATPSPKETSTPPAVAPSSPKGSQSTPTECPATQSPKRAPTTPSPKENTPPAVAPSSPKECPPTQSPKRAPTTPSPKGGPGTPSPKNSTPPAVAPSSPKVCPATQSPKRAPTTPSPKGAPTALSVAPPSPKGGPATPSAKETIPPAVTPSSPKGPPTAPSMTPLSPKGGPATPSAKETSIPPAMTPSSPKESPATQPPRGASTPQVMAPSSSKESQATPAPKRVPATPPPRGASTPPAVAPPSPKRSQAAPGPKRAPATPSPKGGQAAPSPKETSTPPTGAPSSPRESPATQPPKGTLTIAHPSPKESPATSPKRAPATPPPKGSPTAPPVAPPSPKGGPATLSPKETSTPPAVAPSSKKAPGAPSLKGSLTPSAVTPSPKESPETPAPKEAPGTLSPKGPSTPPAVTPSSKESPAAPAPKGTSATPSSKRIPGGTPSPKRAPATPSKGAPTPSSESPPSPKEAPTSPVSVTCPLGSIAPLASKGLPVKKSSTTLKAGLVAPAPESIPAVTAPSEKAPLAKKSSATSPSVCPDPTAKNGTKGPLPTMAPAPLSVSAQKVSSKAPKTLPVSPLKSKDSAHSPKSPLTLPLESVTSTPLATVSSEKVLPKAGSASIPPAPTPSVSLPLAPSPVPPLLPKQQFLPSSPGLVPESPCKPSAPADEDELPPLIPPEPISGGLPFQSVLVNMPTPKPAGIPAPTPSAKQPVLKNNKGSGTESDSDESVPELEEQDSTQATTQQAQLAAAAEIDEEPVSKAKQSRSEKKARKAMSKLGLRQVTGVTRVTIRKSKNILFVITKPDVYKSPASDTYIVFGEAKIEDLSQQAQLAAAEKFKVQGEAVSNIQENTQTPTVQEESEEEEVDETGVEVKDIELVMSQANVSRAKAVRALKNNSNDIVNAIMELTM, encoded by the exons ATGCCTGGTGAAGCCACAGAAACCGTCCCTGCTACAGAGCAGGAGTTGCCACAGCCCCAGGCTGAGACAG CTGTGCTTCCTGTGTCTTCAGCCTTGAGTGTCACTGCTGCCTTAAGGCAGCCTGAATCTACCCTACCCCCTCCTTGCTCCCTGGCCCCCCAACAATGCCCTCTGGCAACCCCTAACCAGGcttccccattccttcctccctctagTGTTGTCTCAACCCCTTTTGAAGCTCCTTTTCCACAATCATCCTCTGGAACAATCCTTCCTTTGGGagttgccccttcccccactgacACCCCAGTTTTCCTACCAAACCTAATAGGGCCTCCCATCTCCCCAGCTGCCTTAGCTCTGGCCTCTCCCATGATAACTCCAGCTGTGAAAGATCCCCATTCCTCTTCAGCTCCCTTGGCTCTGGTGGCCTTGGCTCCCCACTCAGTTCAAAAGAGCTCTGCTTATCCACTTAGCCCTCTTAATTCACCTCCTTTGATTGCTGGGGCTGAGTCAGGGTCAGTAACATCTCTGTCAACTCCCATTGTTTCCTCAGAACCAAAGACCTCTTCTATTCAAATTCCCATGCAAGTAGGCCCTAATCTAAAAGGCACCCCTATCCCTCCAGGTATAGTCAGTGCTGTTCCTTCCCATCTTGGAACTCCCTTGGCCTCTGTTCAGTCTGGAGCAGCCGCATGTCCTCAAATGCCACCCACCACTCCCCCAGCCGTCACTTCCCCTCAGTTCAAAGGCATCCCTGTTTCCTCAGCTCTGACTTCTCCACAAAACCCTGAAAGCCTCAGCGTAAAGGGACCCCTTAATTCACCTGCTACATTACCTCTTTCAACCCAGTCTATATCTGTGGCTCCCAGCGTCACTCCAGTTTTCCTCACTTCTCTGGGCTCTCATCTAGCACCTTTACATCAGGGTTCTCTTGATTCTCCTGTTCGACCCTTAGGTCAAACAGGTCCTAATGTTCTGTCAAATCCTAAAGTGGATGCCATTTCTGCAGCTCATTCTCCCATTGGGGCCTCTTACCCTTCTCAGAGATCTGTAATTTCTCCACTTCCTTCCAGAAATGAGGTGGCTTCTACTTCGGGGGCTCCAGCTTCCCCTCTGGCTCTTTCTATTGAGAAAGAACCCCCTGCTGTCACTGGTATAGCTTCCTTCAGTCCTTCTGGCTCATCAGACTTAGCCACCTCTTCTCCATTATCTCCTACAGCCTGTCTCATTCTGAAAGACTCTCCTAATGCCACTCCTTGTCAGCCTTTGGTGACCCaaattcctcctcctccagggagtCCGAGCTTGAAAGAAGCTCCTGTTTCTTCTCTTGGAACTATCCCATTCGTTATGACTAACCCCTCCACAATTTCTGCAATACCTACTACCCTTGAGGTAGCTACTTGCATGTCTCCTCCAGTTTCATCAGATCCCATAAGTAATAAGGACTCAGCTTCCCACACTGCCTCGGTTATGGCTCCTGGGGCTCCCAAAGAGCTTTCTACTCCTCAAGTAACCCCTCTGGGAATACCAgtcccccctcctctctcattctctgagaACCCCAAAGGTCTCCCTACATCAGCATTGGTAAAGTTACCAAAACAAGGAAATATCCAAACTGAACTTCCCTCTCCTCTTGGAGCCCCTTTGTCACCAGAACAGGCAGGACTCCCTACCAAGAAAGACTCGACTCTAATACCATTAGTACTGGCAACCCCCAAAAATCCCTCCTCTCCCCAAAGTATATCATCATCTCTGGAGATAGCTCTTCCTCCTGAAGCCTCCTTAGCAAAGAAAAGCCTTGTAGTTGTAGAGCCTCTCCCTGTAGTTACGTCAGCAAGTactgctccctctcctctgggTGTTAACTCCCCAGCCTCTATAATCAAGACAGACCCCAGTAGTCTGCCTCTCAAAAGTTCTCTCACCACCCCAAGCATAGCTACATTTCCTCTGGAACATGTTGCTACTGCAGAAGTGGCTCCTGCAGTTACCAAAGGTACCTCCACTACAGCCAGTCCTTTTCTAGATATCTCTTTATCTCATAAAAACCATCCAGGTAAGAAGGGTAGTTCCACTCTTACTTTACCTGTGGTTCCTCCAGTCTCTGAAAGTTGTCCTGTGGCTCCAGCTGTGACTTTATCCCCCCAGAACGTTTCTGCTTTTCCAGCTGCCATAGCACTAGCCCCAGAAGTTCCCAAGTCTGagccctttccctctcttcatcCTCAAGGTGCAAAGAAAGTTCACGGTATTTCTCATACCTCAGCATTGGCTCCTGTGGCTTCCTCTCCTGAAGGGCACCCAACCAAGGACTCTGGTGTTTGTGCTTCTGTTAATGCATCTTCGAAAGGAACTTACTTAGCTgactctccatctcctttagggaCTAGTGTGTCTCCTCAAACTAAAAGACGTCCAACCAAGAAGGGTTCAGCTCCTTCTACTACCTtaactctttctcctctttcgAAAAGTGTTCCTGCTATCCCTGATACTCCTGCTGGAAATCACTCCTCCCCTATTTCTCCAGTTGAAGCGTCCTTTCTTCCAGAGGCCAATCTTTCTTTTCAAGTCCCTAAAGGGTCACTGGCCAAGAAGCATTCCCCCACTCTTTCCCCCAAAGAGACCCCAGATACCCCACCTCCCAAAGAGGCCTTCACTCCCCCAGCTATagttccttcctcccccaaaggAGCCCCAGCAACTTCATCCTCCAAAAAGTCACAAGCAGCTCCAGCCCCCAAAAGAGCCCCAGCTACTCCATCTCCCAAAGGGACCCCCACTGCCTCAGCTGTGGCTCCTTCATCCCCCAAAGGGGACCCAGCAGtgactccttcctcccccagaggggcccccaacccccaagctgtggcccctccctctcccaaagaGTCCCAAGCAACTCCAGCCCCCAGAAGAGCCCCAGCTACTCCATCTCCCAAGGggccccccactgccccacctatggctcctccctcccccaaagggGGCCAAGCAACCCCATTCCCTAAAGAGACCTCCACTCCCCCAGCTgtgactcctccctcccccaaagggTCTCAGGCAACTCCAGCCCCCAAAAGAACCCCAATGACTCCATCTCCCAAAGGGGGCACAGCAACCCCATCCCCTGAAGAGGCCTCCACTCCCCCAGCTATGACTCCTTCCTCTCCCAAAAAGTCCCCACCTACCCAACCTCCCAGAAAGGCCCCCACCTCCCAAGctgtgcctcctccctctcccaaggAGTCTCAAGCAACTCCCCCCAAAAGAGCCCCAGCTACTCCATCTCCCAAAGGGACCCCCACTGCCCCAGCTGTGGCTCCTCCCACTCCCAAAGGGGGCCCAGCAACTCCATCCCCTAAGGAGACCTCTGCTCCCCCAGCtgtgactcctccctctcccaaagGGGGCCCAGCAACCCCATCCCCTAAAGAGACCTCCACTCCCCCAGCTgtggctccttcctcccccaaaggGTCTCAGTCAACTCCCACAGAGTGCCCAGCTACCCAGTCTCCCAAAAGAGCCCCAACTACTCCATCCCCTAAAGAGAACACTCCCCCAGCTgtggctccttcctcccccaaagaGTGCCCACCTACCCAATCTCCCAAAAGAGCCCCAACTACTCCATCTCCCAAAGGGGGCCCAGGAACCCCATCTCCTAAAAACTCCACCCCCCCAGCTgtggctccttcctcccccaaagtGTGCCCAGCTACCCAATCTCCCAAAAGAGCCCCAACTACTCCATCTCCCAAAGGGGCCCCCACTGCCCTATCTgtggctcctccctcccccaaagggGGCCCAGCAACCCCATCTGCTAAAGAGACCATTCCCCCAGCTGTGACTCCTTCCTCTCCCAAAGGGCCCCCCACTGCCCCATCTATGACTCCTCTCTCCCCCAAAGGGGGTCCAGCAACCCCATCTGCTAAAGAGACCTCCATTCCCCCAGCTATgactccttcctcccccaaagaGTCCCCAGCTACCCAACCTCCCAGAGGGGCCTCCACCCCCCAAGTTATGGCTCCTTCTTCTTCCAAAGAGTCCCAAGCAACTCCAGC CCCCAAAAGAGTTCCAGCTACCCCACCTCCCAGAGGGGCCTCCACTCCCCCAGCTgtggctcctccctctcccaaaaGGTCCCAGGCAGCTCCAGGCCCCAAAAGAGCTCCAGCAACTCCATCTCCTAAAGGGGGCCAAGCAGCCCCATCCCCTAAAGAGACTTCCACTCCCCCAACCGgggctccttcctcccccagagaGTCCCCAGCTACCCAGCCTCCAAAAGGGACCCTCACTATAGCTCATCCCTCCCCCAAAGAGTCTCCAGCAACTTCCCCCAAAAGAGCCCCAGCTACTCCACCTCCCAAAGGGTCCCCCACTGCCCCACCTgtggctcctccctcccccaaagggGGCCCAGCAACCCTTTCCCCTAAAGAGACTTCCACTCCCCCAGCTGTTGCTCCTTCCTCAAAAAaagccccaggtgccccatctctcaAAGGGTCCCTTACTCCCTCAGCTGTGACTCCTTCCCCCAAAGAGTCTCCAGAAACTCCAGCCCCCAAAGAGGCTCCAGGAACCCTATCTCCCAAGGGGCCATCCACTCCCCCAGCTGTGACTCCTTCCTCCAAAGAGTCTCCGGCAGCCCCAGCCCCGAAAGGGACCTCAGCAACTCCATCCTCCAAAAGAATCCCAGGAGGAACTCCATCCCCCAAGAGAGCCCCAGCTACCCCATCCAAAGGTGCCCCCACTCCCTCATCTGAGAGTCCTCCCTCACCCAAAGAGGCCCCTACCTCTCCAGTTTCAGTCACATGTCCCCTGGGGTCCATTGCCCCTCTGGCTTCTAAAGGCCTACCAGTAAAGAAAAGCTCCACAACTCTCAAAGCAGGACTTGTTGCCCCAGCTCCAGAAAGTATACCAGCTGTCACAGCTCCCTCTGAGAAAGCTCCACTGGCCAAGAAGAGTTCTGCTACTTCACCTTCTGTGTGCCCAGATCCTACAGCTAAGAATGGTACTAAAGGACCCCTTCCTACAATGGCTCCAGCCCCCCTGTCAGTCTCTGCTCAGAAAGTCTCTTCAAAGGCTCCCAAAACCCTTCCTGTTTCtccattaaaaagcaaagattctGCCCATTCCCCAAAGAGCCCTTTGACTCTTCCTCTTGAGTCTGTGACATCTACTCCTCTAGCAACAGTTTCCTCTGAGAAGGTCCTTCCTAAAGCTGGATCAGCATCTATCCCTCCAGCACCCACCCCATCAGTCTCTCTGCCTCTCGCTCCCTCCCCAGTTCCCCCTCTGCTTCCTAAACAGCAATTTCTGCCGTCCTCACCTGGGCTGGTGCCGGAATCACCCTGTAAGCCCTCAGCCCCTGCTGATGAGGATGAGCTGCCGCCTCTGATTCCCCCGGAACCAATCTCGGGGGGACTGCCTTTCCAGTCGGTCCTCGTCAACATGCCCACCCCCAAACCTGCTGGGatccctgccccaaccccctcTGCCAAGCAGCCTGTTCTGAAGAACAACAAGG GGTCTGGAACAGAATCTGACAGTGATGAATCAGTACCAGAGCTTGAGGAACAGGATTCCACACAGGCAACCACACAGCAAGCCCAG ctgGCAGCAGCCGCTGAAATTGACGAAGAACCAGTCAGTAAAGCAAAACAGAGCCGGAGTGAAAAGAAGGCACGGAAG